ACTGGCAAAAAGGTATAAAATCAGAGCAGTATTTTTGAACGGCGTCCGGACAGAACAGGGCAGCTATAAAAACTTGATTAATCTGATAAAAGAACAGCAGATACCAATAATCTACGCCCGGCGGGGCCAAGAAATAAGTTTTTTAACCGGGCAAGAAAAAGAGGCAAAATTTGTTATTCTTTGGCCCGGTTTAGAGCTGAAGTCCGGAGCGCTTATTAAAGATAAGCAGTTAAATGATACCTCAATTGTTGGTTTGTTTTCTTATCAGGGTCTTCAGGGGCTGTTTACCGGTGATATCTCGACTAAGGCAGAAAAAGCGCTTTTGGCGAGTTTGCCTGATGTTGATTTTTTAAAAGTGCCGCATCACGGTTCAAAATATTCGAGTTCAGAGGTTTTTCTTGAGAAAATTAGGCCTGAAATTGCGGCAATCGGAGTGGGCAAAAATTCTTATGGCCACCCAACCCCAGAAGCTTTAAGCCGGCTGAAAGCTATTGGCGCTGAAGTTTTCCGGACCGATGTTGACGGACTGGTCAGGATTTTTTGGCAAAATAACCAGATAAACTTGACAACTGATTAAACAAGGATAATAATCTATATTAAAGACCGTGAAGCGGCAAACACCGCTGAGTCAGGGGAAGAAATCCTTAGGAAAGTAGAACCCCTCGGAGAGCGTCCGTTATCACGCAGACCGTGGGAATCGGGATAAGTCAAAAATAGGGTGGCACCGTGCTTAATAAATTGATAATAAAAAGCACCCCTAAGATATGGCACTTGTTGGCATAATTTAGGGGTGTTTTTTAATAAAGATATGGAAAGGATATCAATTAATCAAACAAAGAATAAAATGGGCCAGGAAGTTTTTGTTGCCGGCTGGATTAATTCAAGACGAGACCATGGCAAGCTGATTTTTATTGATTTACGAGACCGGTCAGGAATCTTGCAAGTGGTTTTCGCTCCGGACAATCAGCAGCTTCATCAAACCGCGGACAAACTTCGGTCAGAATGGGTAATTGGCATTAAAGGGAAAATCAATCAGAGGCCAAAAGGGATGGAAAATCCGGAGTTAGAAACCGGCCAGATTGAACTTCAGGCAAAAGAGTTGGTTGTTTATTCAGAAGCGAAAACTCTGCCGTTTTTGGTTGAAACTGACGGTAAAGAGGTTTCTGAAGAGCTTAGATTAAAGTATCGGTATCTAGACCTTCGGAGAAAAAGAATGCAGGAGAATCTTGGGTTAAGACATCAAGTTGAGCTGTTTATGAGAGAATGGCTAACAGCAAGAGGTTTTATAGAAATTGAAACCCCGATTTTAACCAAATCAACTCCAGAGGGAGCTAGAGATTATGTTGTTCCTTCAAGAGTTGAGCCAGGAAAGTTTTATGCCTTGCCTCAATCGCCCCAGCAGTATAAGCAGTTATTAATGGTAGCTGGTTTTGAAAAGTATTTTCAGATTGCCCGATGTTTAAGAGACGAGGATCCGAGAGGGGATCGCCAGCCAGAGTTTACCCAATTGGATATTGAGATGAGTTTTGTTAATGAAGAAGAGGAAATTCTTTCATTGGTGGAACAGCTTTTTATTGAGATGGTTCAGAAGCTGGTGCCGGGAAAAACCATTAGCCAGATTCCTTTTCCGAGAATTTCTTATCAAGAAGCAATGGAGAAATATGGCTCGGATAAACCGGATTTAAGAAAAAACAAAAACGACCCGAATGAATTAGCCTTTGGCTTTGTTGTTGATTTTCCGATGTTTGAGTGGAAAGAAACAGAAAAAAGATGGGATGCGGTTCATCATCCTTTTACTATGCCTAAAGCAGATAGCGCTGAGGATTTTTGGCAAAAATTTAAAACTGATCCCGGAAAAATTTTAGCCAAGCAGTATGATTTTGTTTTGAATGGTTATGAGATTGCCGGCGGGTCGTTGAGAATTCATAACGCCGATCTTTTGGCAGCCGTTTTTGAGGCGATGGGGAATAAAAAACAGGAAATAGAAAATAAATTTGGCCATATGTTGGAGGCGTTTTCTTACGGTGTGCCGCCCCATGGTGGGATTGCGCCTGGAATTGATCGATTAATTATGATTTTGCAGAATGAGCCAAGCATCAGGGAGGTATTTGCTTTTCCAAAAACCGGTGATGGCCGGGATTTGATGATGGGAGCGCCGTCAGCGATAGACGAGGCGCAGTTAAAAGAGCTGAAGCTGAAAATAGAAAAATAAAGCGATGCTAATTTACGGAGGTATCTGAATTTACAGATGCCGGAGATTTAAATTTATAATTAATCTTTCAATGAAGTTTTATGAATAATTATAAGCAAGAAAGAACATTGGCAGTAATTAAACCGGACGGAGTCCAAAGGGGCTTGATCGGCGAAGTGATTAAAAGGTATGAAAGAAGCGGCTTGAAACTGATTAGTTTGAAATTAATTGTTCCGACCGAAGAGTTAATAGAGAAGCATTATTTGGTTGATCCGGATTGGAAGAAAAAAGTCGGAGAAAAATCTATTCAGGCGTATAAAGATAAAGGTTTGGAGCCTGCGGAAACAGAACCGGGGAAAGCCGGTGAGAAAGTTTTAAACAGCTTGAAAAAATATTTAAGCTCCGGGCCGGTCGTGGCAATGGCTTGGCAAGGAATGAACGCCGTTAAGATTATTAGAAAAATTACCGGCGGAACCGAGCCATTAACTTCAGATGTCGGCACGATTCGGGGCGATCTAACAATTGATTCTTATCAAGTGGCTGATATTGACGGACGGGCAGTAAGAAATTTGATTCACGCTTCTGGCTCAGTTGAAGAAGCAGAAAAAGAAATTGGCTTATGGTTTGGGCAAAAAGAGCTGGTTAATTACCGTTTGGTTGGCGAGTCAATTCTTTATGATGTTAATTTAGACGGGATTTTGGAGTAATCAGAAATTAAGGCGAGTCAAATTGGGGATATTTTTTGCTTATTAATTCTTGATTTTTTATTCATTGAGCTGAAAGAAAAATTTCTTTATAATATAAGAGGCTCTCGTGGTTAAACCTGGGCTAAGTAAGTCCAAATCGGGAGGCCAACAGCGCTCCGATATAATGTCGGAGTTGAGGCCACCCACCTGGTAAGAGCCAGGTCTTAGCGCGAGGGCCCTTTTATATTTGCTTAGAATGGTATAATTTTTTTATGCATTTGTTTCAAATATTAATTTTGTCTGTAATCGAGGGGTTGACTGAGTTCCTGCCGATTTCTTCCACGGCGCATTTAATGATTTTTTCCAAACTTTTAAGCCTGGAGCCAACCGAGTTCTTAAAAACTTTTGAGATTGTAATTCAACTTGGAGCAATCAGCGCAGTTTTGTTTTTATATTTTAAAAAGATATTTTCCAATTTTGGTTTAATTAAAAAAATCGCTATCGGTTTTTTGCCAACCGGAATAACCGGTTTATTTTTTTATTCTTTATTTAAATTTTGGCTCGGCCGGATTGATTTAGCCCTGGCAATGCTTTTTATTGGCGGCGCGTTTTTGGTTTTACTTGAGAAGTTTTTTAAAGAAAAGAATAAAACCGAGATAAGTTTAAAAGACGCTTTTTTAATTGGTTGCGGGCAAACTTTGGCAATGATCCCCGGAGTTTCCCGGGCTTTGGCAACAATTATCAGCGGAATGTTTTTGGGTTATTCTAGAAAAACTGCAGTTGAGTTTTCTTTTTTGCTGGCTTTGCCGACAATGTTAGGGGCAGTGAGTTTGGATTTATATAAAAATTATTCATTGTTTAGTTTTTCTGATTGGCGGATTTTAGGATTGGGATTTTCTTTGGCGTTCTTGAGCGCCTTGTTCGGGGTGAAGTTTTTATTAAGACTGATTCAGAAGAATAATTTTTTGGCTTTTGGCTGGTATCGGATGGCGTTTGCGCTTTTGATGTTTTTGATTTTCTTTTAACCCATAATTTTTTAATTTTGCTAAAATAGACTTAAGCGTTTAATTGCTTAAATTATGAACCAAATCACGGCAACTCTAGCAGTAGAGCAAGGCTCGCTGCGGGGCAAGCATTTTAAGTTATAAATAATCATGAACAGAGGAATAGCGACTTTTACATTGGATTACGGAGTTTGCCCGCCCTGGCTGTTCCAACGGATGGTTAAACTGGGCCGGTCAATGATTGAGGTGATGATTGATGAGTTCGGTCCGGATGAGTTTGTCAAAAGAATCGGTCAGCCGGCCTGGTTTCAGTCATTGGGAACTGTTTTGGCTTTTGATTGGAACGCTTCTGGTTTGACCACAATTTTAACCGCGGCATTAAAAGAGGCGATTCGCGGGCAGGAGCGGGATCTGGGCGTGTTTATCTGCGGCGGCAAAGGCAAAACCTCAAAAAAGACTCCAGAAGAGATAAAAAACTGGAGCGGGAATATTGATTTTTCAGAAAAAGCCACCCGTCAGTTGGTTTTTAGCTCAAAGATGGCCGCCAAGGTTGACAGCTCTTTAATTCAAGATGGGTTTCAGATTTATCACCACAGCTTTTTCTTTTCTAAAAACGGCGCCTGGACTGTGGTTCAGCAGGGAATGAATATTCAAAATCAAACTGCCCGACGTTATCACTGGTCAAGCTCGCTAAAAGAAAATTTTGATTTTGTTGATAAGCCGCATTTAGGCATTGTCAGCCAGATAAGAAAAAAATCAGTGCTGGATCTAACCGCGAAAATCAGCAATAAAAATCGGGAGTTAAGCTTGAATTTGGTTGACGGCGGCTTTAAGTCAGTAATGAAAAATTTTAAGGTTTTAGATTATTATCAAACGCCATTAAGCCAATCTCTAAGACTGCAGTTTAGGGGCGAGAACTTAGATTTGCTGAATTTGGAGAGAAAAGAATTCCAGCATCATCCAGTGGAAAAAGAAAATTTTTTTGAGAACAGGTATTTAAGAAAGATTATTAACCAAGTTTGCGAAGTCCAGCCAAAAACTTACCAGGAACTGGTTAGTTTGCCAGGGGTCGGGCCGAAAACAGTCAGGGCTTTGAGTTTGGTTGGCGAAGTGATTTATGGCGCTAAGCCGTCTTATCAAGATCCAGCCAGATTCAGTTTTGCTTTTGGCGGCAAAGATGCGACTCCCTATCCGGTCGATTGCCCGACTTATGACCAAGCCATTCAAATAATGAAGCAGTTGGTTGCCAAAGCGAAAATCAATCCGGTTGAAAAAGATAAGATTTTATTTAAAATAGGTAAATAAGTTTTGTTTAAAGGATTAGAGTTTTATTTTATTAAATTAACCCAATGACTTTTGAAGAGTACCAAAAGATTTCCCGGAAAACTGCCCAATATCCAGAATCAGGAAAAAATTTTATTTACCCGGCTTTGGGTTTGGCGGGCGAGACGGGCGAAGTCATCGAGAAAATAAAAAAACTAATTCGGGATAAAAACAGCGAGCTGACCGAGGAGTATCGTCAAGAAATTGAAAAAGAGCTGGGCGATGTGCTTTGGTATTTGGCCCAATTGGCAACAGAGTTAGGTATTTCTTTGGAGCAAGTCGCGGTTTTAAATTTGGATAAACTGCTGTCAAGATTAAACCGGGGAGTAATTCAGGGCGACGGCGACAGCCGATAAAAATTATGGCTTGGCAACCAAAATTAGGAAAAATTACTCCTGAACAGGGTGCTGGATGGAGCAGAGAAGCTAAAGACTGGGCTAAAAAACGAGCCAGATTAAAAAAGGAATGGAATGAGAGACCGGATTTTAATGTTATTGAAAAAACACTTTTTGATGGCACTGTGGTAACAGTGAAAAGATGGCGCCAGTCAAAAAAAATAGCCGAGGTTCTAGTTAAACTCCTGGACGGAAATTCAATTGTTTACCGGGCGAGATATAACCAAGGCAGAGCGAGCTGGTCAAAAACTGCTGGTGGCGAACCCCCTGATCCGTATCAGGTAACTGCCGATCCTACTGATTCGGGAATTTATAAAAGTCAGCCAGAAGGGGATAAAGATTAGAGTTTTATGAAGATTGTTTTATTTTCGGTTTTGAGAAAACCAAAGTATTTTTTCAATGCGATTGTTTTTTCTTTCGCAATGGGCTTGTTTTATCCTTTGGTTCAAGTGGCGCCCCAGGGCCTGAATAATTTTTGGTTTTGGTTTTCTTTGCTTAAGCCAATTGATTGGCTGGTTTATTTAGTTTATTCGCTGGTTTTTGGCCTTAGTTTTGCGGTTTTTGTCTGGCGCAATGATGAAAAAATTTGCTCAACCAGCAAACTTTGGCAATCAGGAATTTTGGGCTCTTTAAGTTCTTTTTTAGCCGCGGCAGTGCCGTTTTGCCCTCAATGTTTGTCTTTTCTGGCAATTGCCCTGCCAACAGCGGGATTTAGTTTTTTAGCCCAGTATCGGATCTGGGTAATGTTGGGGATAATTGGCTTAATGCTAATAGCGCTTTGGCTTTTAGGCGGGTTTGGCCGAATCAATTCAAATAAAGTAAAGCAGGTTGAAAATTGGTAATTGAAAATTGTCCGCCCAAGGCGGATTTCTGTCTGGCGGACAGGCGGGCGCTTTTGGCGGGGAAATTAAGTATTAGAAATTGGGAATTAGGAATTTAGGAATTGGAAATTGAAAACTTATCCCATGTGGTTAATCTACGCTTTATTATCAGCTTTGTTCGCGGCCTTAGTGGCAATCTTTGCCAAGTTGGGTTTAAAAACAGTTGATTCAACCCTAGTGACAATTATTCGGGCCGTAATTATGGCCGGGTTTCTGGTGGTTTTTGGCGCGGCGACAAACAAATTTAGCAATTTTTCTTTTACCAGTTTGGGCAATAGAGACTGGGGCTTGGTTTTGTTATCCGGAATTGCGGGCGCAGTTTCTTGGTTGTTTTACTTTTTAGCTTTAAAGCTCGGTTTGGCTTCTAAAGTGTCTGCGGTTGACAGGTTAAGTTTAGTTTTCGTGATTATTCTTGCCGGATTGTTTTTGGGCGAAAAACTGACAGCCAAGACGATTCTTGGCGCCTTGTTAATGGTTTTGGGCGCGGCTCTAATCTCCCTAAAATAAAAGAGTTGGTTGCAACTTTAACTGATTAGTTTTAAAATTAATTAATGACTAAAAAAGCCAGAATTTTTATTGTTTTGAGTTTGTTTATCAGTTTGATTCTTTGGCCGGGAATGTTTTTGGTTGAGAAAGTCAAGCTTAAAAATCAAGTCCTTAATTTTGAAGATTGCCTTCAGAGCTTAGAGGGTAAGGTTGTTCTTGGCGCGCCAGAACAGTGTATTTTTAAGAGCAAAAATTTAGCTTCCCAAGATGAGCCAAAGGTTTTTATTAAAGACGAAACTAATGTCAAAATAAAAAGTTTTTTTCTGGATTCTGATGGAGAAAATTTAATTATTAAGGGCGAGAATCTGGCTCGGGTTGAGATCTGGGGCAAACAGGGGAATAAAAAGAATCTTTGGGGCCAGGCAGTTTTAGCTTCTGAAAATCAGGGCTCCCAGGCTTGGCTGTTTAAACTGCCCAAGGAGCCAATTTTAATTACCGAGCTTTTTGGGTTCGGGTTTAACCAAGAAAATAAATTGGTTTCAGAAGTTTCTTTTCCTGTGGCTGGAGCCAGTTCTTTTTATCAGGTTTTTTGGGCTGAACCAAACAAAAGGGTTTTTGGGGTTGAACCAGACGAGGAGTTTAAGCTTTTTGGCGGCCAAGTTGGAGTTTTAAACTCGGGCGATTTAGCAGTTGCTTTTGAAAAAATTAACCAAGATTCGCGTTGCCCAACTGGAGTTTATTGCGTTTCTGCCGGGCAAGTTAGCGCCAGATTTAAGGTTTATTTTGCTGACCAGCTGCCTTTATCAGTGGTTTTAAGTCTAGATCCGGAAAATCCTGAACTGGCTTTATTTCAAGA
This genomic window from Patescibacteria group bacterium contains:
- a CDS encoding MBL fold metallo-hydrolase, with protein sequence MPNNWKFYLILILVFANFSVFGVILRGLAVEEPSVYFLPVGQGDAALLTIQKNNILIDAGPSSKIVNQLDGIIPLYNRKIDLLFISHPNIDHFGGVFELAKRYKIRAVFLNGVRTEQGSYKNLINLIKEQQIPIIYARRGQEISFLTGQEKEAKFVILWPGLELKSGALIKDKQLNDTSIVGLFSYQGLQGLFTGDISTKAEKALLASLPDVDFLKVPHHGSKYSSSEVFLEKIRPEIAAIGVGKNSYGHPTPEALSRLKAIGAEVFRTDVDGLVRIFWQNNQINLTTD
- the aspS gene encoding aspartate--tRNA ligase — its product is MERISINQTKNKMGQEVFVAGWINSRRDHGKLIFIDLRDRSGILQVVFAPDNQQLHQTADKLRSEWVIGIKGKINQRPKGMENPELETGQIELQAKELVVYSEAKTLPFLVETDGKEVSEELRLKYRYLDLRRKRMQENLGLRHQVELFMREWLTARGFIEIETPILTKSTPEGARDYVVPSRVEPGKFYALPQSPQQYKQLLMVAGFEKYFQIARCLRDEDPRGDRQPEFTQLDIEMSFVNEEEEILSLVEQLFIEMVQKLVPGKTISQIPFPRISYQEAMEKYGSDKPDLRKNKNDPNELAFGFVVDFPMFEWKETEKRWDAVHHPFTMPKADSAEDFWQKFKTDPGKILAKQYDFVLNGYEIAGGSLRIHNADLLAAVFEAMGNKKQEIENKFGHMLEAFSYGVPPHGGIAPGIDRLIMILQNEPSIREVFAFPKTGDGRDLMMGAPSAIDEAQLKELKLKIEK
- a CDS encoding nucleoside-diphosphate kinase, producing the protein MNNYKQERTLAVIKPDGVQRGLIGEVIKRYERSGLKLISLKLIVPTEELIEKHYLVDPDWKKKVGEKSIQAYKDKGLEPAETEPGKAGEKVLNSLKKYLSSGPVVAMAWQGMNAVKIIRKITGGTEPLTSDVGTIRGDLTIDSYQVADIDGRAVRNLIHASGSVEEAEKEIGLWFGQKELVNYRLVGESILYDVNLDGILE
- a CDS encoding undecaprenyl-diphosphate phosphatase; protein product: MHLFQILILSVIEGLTEFLPISSTAHLMIFSKLLSLEPTEFLKTFEIVIQLGAISAVLFLYFKKIFSNFGLIKKIAIGFLPTGITGLFFYSLFKFWLGRIDLALAMLFIGGAFLVLLEKFFKEKNKTEISLKDAFLIGCGQTLAMIPGVSRALATIISGMFLGYSRKTAVEFSFLLALPTMLGAVSLDLYKNYSLFSFSDWRILGLGFSLAFLSALFGVKFLLRLIQKNNFLAFGWYRMAFALLMFLIFF
- a CDS encoding DUF763 domain-containing protein, with the protein product MNRGIATFTLDYGVCPPWLFQRMVKLGRSMIEVMIDEFGPDEFVKRIGQPAWFQSLGTVLAFDWNASGLTTILTAALKEAIRGQERDLGVFICGGKGKTSKKTPEEIKNWSGNIDFSEKATRQLVFSSKMAAKVDSSLIQDGFQIYHHSFFFSKNGAWTVVQQGMNIQNQTARRYHWSSSLKENFDFVDKPHLGIVSQIRKKSVLDLTAKISNKNRELSLNLVDGGFKSVMKNFKVLDYYQTPLSQSLRLQFRGENLDLLNLERKEFQHHPVEKENFFENRYLRKIINQVCEVQPKTYQELVSLPGVGPKTVRALSLVGEVIYGAKPSYQDPARFSFAFGGKDATPYPVDCPTYDQAIQIMKQLVAKAKINPVEKDKILFKIGK
- a CDS encoding nucleoside triphosphate pyrophosphohydrolase family protein, with amino-acid sequence MTFEEYQKISRKTAQYPESGKNFIYPALGLAGETGEVIEKIKKLIRDKNSELTEEYRQEIEKELGDVLWYLAQLATELGISLEQVAVLNLDKLLSRLNRGVIQGDGDSR
- a CDS encoding EamA family transporter, encoding MWLIYALLSALFAALVAIFAKLGLKTVDSTLVTIIRAVIMAGFLVVFGAATNKFSNFSFTSLGNRDWGLVLLSGIAGAVSWLFYFLALKLGLASKVSAVDRLSLVFVIILAGLFLGEKLTAKTILGALLMVLGAALISLK